The Nitrosomonas communis genome has a segment encoding these proteins:
- a CDS encoding IS630 transposase-related protein, which yields MAYSLDFRRKVLSVREKEGFTIAEVAARFDIGVASVTRWVKNIHRKPQGFRQRKIDLEVLRQDVLDYPDAYQYERAKRLGVAQNAIFMALKKLGITYKKTLKHPKAIAHARRIFQEKIAAYESAGRAIVYIDESGFAQDAPRTTVMHLLVRDAMAPMTGMR from the coding sequence ATGGCCTATTCACTGGATTTCCGCCGTAAAGTCCTGTCTGTCCGAGAGAAAGAAGGATTTACGATAGCCGAGGTGGCGGCCCGGTTTGATATTGGGGTGGCAAGCGTGACACGCTGGGTTAAGAACATCCATCGTAAACCTCAAGGGTTTCGCCAACGCAAGATTGATCTTGAGGTATTGCGGCAGGATGTTCTCGATTATCCTGATGCTTATCAGTACGAGCGGGCAAAACGTTTGGGTGTGGCGCAAAACGCTATTTTTATGGCGCTCAAAAAGCTTGGCATCACCTATAAAAAAACTCTGAAGCATCCCAAAGCAATTGCTCACGCACGGCGCATCTTCCAGGAGAAGATCGCTGCCTATGAATCTGCAGGCCGGGCCATTGTCTACATTGATGAAAGTGGGTTTGCGCAGGATGCACCGCGCACGACAGTTATGCACCTGCTGGTCAGAGATGCCATGGCACCCATGACTGGCATGCGCTAG
- a CDS encoding diguanylate cyclase gives MLLRIHQPKKPLYTQCLWLGLILIALGVGITFNLYFELDRTAAREHDRLSIQARVIAENTEYQLTSANLALENVRSNLAYWKDDAGQQAAIRHLRAASLIPGICIMNIVDKEGTITASTRAELIGMNIGFRDYFQEVKQHPNADMLYVSPPFETIDGIFVINVIRMIAGEQGEFAGIVSATLDPEYFKTLMMSVQYASSMWVALIHSDGLVFLTLPDERENMEGMNLRHSDSFFTRHQNSGKKEQVFTNIMYATKEHGMLALRTIYPADLKMDKPLVVAVNRDSDSIFQSWRQHILAQGIFFGVIVLASTIGLFLHQHRQRKLEKEAAQARILVDRFSFALDRIPTYIFMKDQQRRYIYANRSTLELFKCSAEELAGSSDSRFFPPETVAKLHDIDTRVLRHGEDTAEKIICKSADGHLRIYWEIKTPIYENDKKTSICGLCGIFTDITELELLKEKLEQQARQDYLTGLFNRRFFMEQGQAELMRAQRYHHTLSLLMLDIDNFKKINDRHGHQAGDTVLKRLSDVMRKMLRTVDIIGRIGGEEFAVLLPETDLQKATEVAERLREEVACTVVTLEMGMALYFKVSIGVVSLKDKDTDLNTLLNQADKALYQAKENGRNRVCLA, from the coding sequence ATGCTGCTTCGAATTCACCAGCCAAAAAAACCTTTATATACTCAATGTTTATGGCTCGGTCTAATCCTGATCGCTTTGGGCGTGGGAATTACATTCAATCTGTATTTTGAACTTGATCGCACTGCTGCCCGTGAGCATGACAGATTGTCGATTCAGGCACGGGTCATTGCTGAGAACACGGAGTACCAGCTGACGAGTGCGAATCTTGCGCTGGAAAACGTTCGCAGCAATCTGGCTTACTGGAAAGACGATGCAGGGCAGCAAGCGGCAATACGCCACCTCAGGGCAGCCAGCCTCATACCGGGCATATGCATCATGAATATCGTGGATAAAGAAGGCACCATCACTGCCTCGACGCGTGCTGAATTGATCGGAATGAATATTGGTTTCCGCGATTATTTCCAGGAAGTCAAACAGCATCCCAATGCGGATATGCTTTATGTCTCACCACCATTTGAAACCATAGATGGGATATTCGTCATTAACGTCATCCGCATGATTGCGGGGGAGCAGGGCGAATTTGCCGGCATTGTCTCTGCAACGCTTGATCCGGAATATTTCAAAACCCTTATGATGTCGGTGCAATATGCGTCAAGCATGTGGGTGGCGCTTATCCATAGTGATGGCCTGGTGTTCCTCACGCTTCCTGATGAAAGAGAAAATATGGAGGGAATGAATCTGAGACATTCTGATTCGTTCTTTACGCGACATCAGAATAGCGGCAAGAAGGAGCAAGTCTTCACGAATATCATGTATGCCACTAAGGAGCATGGTATGCTCGCGCTGCGCACTATTTATCCGGCCGATCTCAAGATGGACAAACCCCTGGTCGTTGCTGTCAATCGTGATTCCGATTCCATCTTCCAGTCATGGCGACAGCACATTTTAGCTCAAGGAATATTTTTCGGCGTCATTGTACTGGCTTCCACCATTGGCCTATTTCTCCACCAACACCGCCAGCGTAAGCTCGAGAAAGAGGCAGCACAAGCTCGTATCCTGGTTGACCGGTTCAGTTTTGCACTGGATCGTATCCCCACGTATATTTTCATGAAGGATCAACAGCGGCGTTATATCTATGCCAACCGGTCGACGCTGGAGTTATTCAAGTGTTCGGCAGAGGAGCTGGCAGGCAGCTCCGATTCACGTTTTTTTCCACCCGAAACAGTAGCCAAATTGCATGATATCGACACACGTGTATTGCGACATGGCGAAGATACTGCAGAGAAAATCATCTGCAAGAGTGCGGACGGCCACCTTCGTATCTACTGGGAGATCAAGACGCCGATATATGAAAACGACAAGAAAACCAGTATCTGCGGGCTATGCGGTATTTTTACGGATATTACAGAGCTGGAGCTATTGAAAGAAAAGCTTGAGCAGCAGGCACGTCAGGACTATCTGACCGGATTGTTCAACCGGCGCTTTTTCATGGAGCAGGGCCAAGCCGAGCTTATGCGCGCACAACGATATCATCACACTCTTTCCTTGCTCATGCTCGACATCGACAACTTTAAGAAAATCAACGACAGACATGGGCATCAGGCAGGTGACACTGTGCTCAAACGGCTGTCTGATGTCATGCGTAAAATGCTGCGTACAGTTGATATCATTGGACGTATAGGCGGGGAAGAGTTTGCCGTATTGCTGCCTGAGACCGATCTGCAAAAAGCAACAGAAGTTGCGGAGCGCTTGCGCGAGGAAGTGGCCTGCACCGTAGTGACGCTGGAGATGGGTATGGCGCTTTATTTCAAGGTATCGATAGGTGTGGTTAGTCTCAAGGATAAAGACACCGACTTGAACACGCTGCTCAATCAGGCCGACAAAGCGCTGTATCAAGCGAAGGAGAATGGTCGGAACAGAGTGTGCCTTGCATAA